The genome window aaggtctctggcttgagcaaggggtcactggatcagctggaggcccccagtcaaggcacatatgagaaagcaatcaatgaacaactaaaaggtgctgcaactatgctgatgcttctcatctctcccttcctgtctctctgtctttgttcatgtctctccctctctctctcttgctaaaaaaataaattaaattaaattaaatttcgaAGAGATTGATACTactttttccttaaatatttagtatatttacaagTGAAGCCACCAAGATCTAGAATTAACTTTGCAAGAAAGTTTTTAGTTgtgaattcaatttctttaatagatatcAGACAAttcagatttttctctttcatctttattttggCAAGTTTGTATTTGCtaggaatttgcccatttcatctaaattttcaaatttattggcataagATTATTTATATCCTCTTACCTTTTAAAGTGTCTTAAGATTTATAGTGATGTCCTTTTTTTCCACCCATTAAATTGCTTATTTGTGGAAATGATGAATGAGACAGCATGTTGGCAATTTGTTATCAAATGGTTCCAGAAAAGTAGTTCTTTCTgctattcttgcaacttttctgtgaGTTTGAGAGTTGAAAATaaaagttcagcctgaccaggcgatggtgcagttgGTCGAGTTTCACAAGAgggttattaattttattagtctttttatGGAACCAACTTTTGGCTGTGTTGACTCTCCAcactatatttgttttgtttaattaattttttttttttactctctttgACTTTAGTTTcctgttttataactttttgagATGGATGTTTGAGTCATTGATTTTCTGCCTTTCACTTATtgcaaataatgttgcaatggaTATTTATGTATAAACTTTTGCATGAACGTATTAATTTCTCTTGGTATATATAGGGGTAgacttgctgggtcatatggtaactctgcatttaattttttgaagaattgccagactgttttccaaagtgcctgaaccattttacattctttaaaGACATGTTTTATCAAGCTTTTCTAGTTCTCAACAGAAGGATGGCTGACTATGACAAGCTAACCCATCATCACTAGGATTGGAAGTctcaaatatatgtgtgtgtgtgtgtgtgtgtgtgtgtgtatatatatatatataattttttttttttgtccaggtTTTATTAGTCCTTCTCAGTGCAAAAATTGGTCATAAGCACTCAGTCCAACCAGGAGAACACACGtgcattttaacttaaaatatttacatatgtgtttattactcatgctttttttttttaacattttgtttttttgtttttttacagagagagtcagagagagagggacagacagacaggaacagagagagatgacaagcatcaattattagtttttcgttgcaacaccttagttgttcattgattgctttctcatatgtgccctgactgtggggctacagcagactgagtaaccccttgctcgagccagcgaccttgggtccaagctggtgagctttgctcaaaccagatgagcccgcgctcaagctggcgacctcggggtctcgaacctgggtcgtccgcgtCCCAGCCtgatactccatccactgcgccaccgcctggtcaggctattatttatttatttatttttaaaaatattttatttattcattttagagaaggggagagagagaggaaggggaggagcaggaagcatcaactcccatatgtgccttgactgggcaagcccagggtttcgaactggcgacctcagcgttccaggtcgacgctttatccactgcgccaccacaagtcaggctggtcAGGCTATTAGCTTTGACATAGAGTTTGTCCTTTTCTTAGAGTGAGGTCCGCTGGTTAGGGCTCACCTGGTCTTACATAAACTGAGCACACAGTGTGGTCTTTAATGGCCTTGTTTCCATTTCCTAAAGTAGAAACAGAATGTTAAGATAGTTTTGAAGCAACTTGATTGTAGactcttttaaaatttgtattatttcccaCTCTAGTTGTTTATAAGTATCTCATCCATGCTAATTTgacaactattatttttatttttttttaaattttttttattttttgcatttttctgaagctggaaacagggagagacagtcagacagactcccacatgcgcccgaccgggatccacccagcacgcccaccagggggcgacgctctgcccaccagggggcgatgctctgcccatcctgggcgtcgccatgttgcgaccagagccactctagcacctggggcagaggccacagagccatccccagtgcccgggccatctttgctccaatggagccttggctgcgggaggggaagagagagacagagaggaaggcgcggcggaggggtggagaagcaaatgggcgcttctcctatgtgccctggccgggaatcgaacccgggtcctccgcacgctaggccgacgctctaccgctgagccaaccggccagggccgacaactATTATTTTTAGCAATTCATCTTTACCTAATTTTCCCAAAGTATTCAACATGGCTTGCATAGAAATAacaatggtcttttttttttgcatgtatttcatCAGTTTAATTAAATTACATGTTTAATTGagtgtttaaatgtttaataaaaacatgTGGTTAAATTACATGTTTAATTGAATTACATAGTTATAAAGTAAAACCGGCATATACAGGTTCAAGAACAAACGTGACTAACCACTGTAAGCACTGAATTCAGCTGGTGGGAACAGAAGATGATCTTACTAGCATCAGATTTTTCAGACCAGGGGCACTGAATGTTTATGGAGGGCATGGAGAGGGCCGGTCAGCCTGCGGGGCGAGTGAGGTGGTGTTGTGTAAGAGACCTTGCAGAGCTCCATGAGGCTAAGACAGCAGGAGCACAAGGAGGAAGTGGAGAAGGAGTTCCTGGGGATGTAAAATTCTTGccgggagagagacaggaacattgagctgctcctgtgtgtgccctggccaggaattgaaccagcagcccctgtgctctgggacaatgctccaaccaactgagctatccagccagggcttaatttttattgatttttagagaaacagaaaggaaggggatggggagcATTTGCtcttccactcagtcgtgcattctgtggttgcttcccgtgtgtgttctgaccagggattgaacctgtaaccttgttgttttaggactacactcttaactgactgagccagccagccagggccataaaattcttaaaacagtGCCGGGTGTGTAATAGGCATTTAATAATGTTAACTATTGATATTAGGATTATTTTCATTATCAATGTCTGGAAAAAATAGGATCAGATCTGTCTTCCGCCCTTGTAACCCAGCCATTGTTCTGGCTGAAGATCTTCTAAAAACAGCACTGCGATAAACTGGTACCTCCACACAGTGGACTGCTCAGCAATGAGATGGGACCAGCTCTAGAGACACAGCTACTCGGAGGACTCTCAGGGGCACCGTGCTGAGTGAAATGAAAGCCGGTCTCAAGAAGCTGCGTGCTCTATGACCTCTGACCTGACAGTCTGTCAGAGATAAACAGCAGAGCCCAGGAATAGAGGTGGCGGGCAGTATGGCTACAGTGGAACAGCACAAGGGAATTTGGTTAACAGAGCTGTTCTGCATCCTGATTTTGGTGGTGGTTATTCAAATCTATACATGTCTTCAAAGTCGTAGAACTGTATAcccaaaataaccaaatttactATGtgttaatttaagaaataaaactaaaactttaagaaataaagagcacTGTGGAGAGCACCCTAGGGTCTAGGCATGCGAACTGGCCTGGCCCCAAGGGCTCCCTGCCTGGTCCTTCTCTCAGGCAGTGTGTGCGCACTGGCCTTGCCCTCCTCCTGGGCCCTCCTCACTcactggcttttctcttcctgtgttAGATTGGAGCTGGAGGGAGCATCACTGGGCTGAAGTTTAACCCTCTCAATGGCAACCAGTTTTTCACCTCCTCAATGGAGGGAGCAACTAGGCTGCAGGACTTTAAAGGCAACACTCTCCAAGTTTATACCAACTATGGCACCTGCAAGTGAGTAGTTTAACTACTAGGGGAAAGGGCCTCTAGGCTCTCAGAGCAGTCCTGGCGAGAACATCCATATCCCGATTCTTTCACCCAAACCTGGCCCAGGGAAGTAAGAAAAGGTGTTAGCCATTCTCCaccctccatctctttctcagCCTCTTTCTTTAGCTGCTTGTACTCTTGTTCAGGTGGGTTACTAATTTGGGGAGGAGTTCTGGAGCTCAGGTGTTCTGTAAGTCATTCCTATATTAGACAAGACCTTGATTCTCACTAGACAGACAAATCAACATGGCGTTGGCCTAGAAAGCCACTGAAAGCCTAGAGCAGGAAATAAGAACTTAAACTTCATGTCCTACCTCCACTTGGGTATGATGGCCCGACCAGTTCCACAGTGGAAGCTTAAATGGATAGAATCACATCCATACAGCACTTTGGACTCCACAAGAAATGTTGTAGAAACTAGAAAATGCTTGTCACTTTCATTTCTAGCCAGAGACACAACCCTGCTCCCTAAGGGGCACTGGATGTTTTCCAGACTGCCCCACAGGGATAAGGAATACATGCACAATCAGGGCAGGATGGGATAGACTCAGCTCTACGTTTCTCTACCACAAGACTCTCCCTCTGGAAGGTATTTATAGGGGATGCAAAAGGcggtgtagccctggccggttggctcagtggtagagtgtcagcctggcatatggaagtcccaggttcaatttctagccaggcacacaggagaagcgcttgtctgcttctccacccttctccctctcctttctctctctctctctctctctcttcccctcctgcagccaaggctccattggagcaaagttgtcccaggcgctgagggcggccccatggcctccacctcaggcactagaatggctctggccacaatggagcaatgccccagatgggcagagcattgccccctagtgggcatgctgggtggatcccggtcaggtacatgtgggagtctatctgtctgcctccccgcttctcacttcagaaaaatacaaaaaataataaataaggcaGTGTAGCAAGGATTTGAGGGTTTGAGAAAAAACATGAATCTTGAGctctcctggctgggaatcaggaTCCCTGAAGCAACACCCTCCCCATTCCCTTCATCCTCAAGGAGTCTGAGGGACAGAAGAGCCAGACAACTTCTGGGTCGTGTGTGCTTTTCTCCCCTAAGTGCTCGGAAGGGGGCAGAAGTTCCTTTCTATCCAGCTCTGAGGAACGCAGCTGGGCAGTCCCTGTTTGGGGTGTCATCTTTGGCTCCTCGGGTGGAGAGTAAAGGGAGAGAATCATGAAGGAGTTTCCCTCAGAACCCAGGGCTGGGTGGGGCAAGCCAACCTGGGGACCTGCCTCATAGCTGATGTTCGGCTGCTTCAGGGACTCATACTAGCTGAGGATCCTGGGCCCAGCGGACAGATTTCCAAGCCCATCACTGCCATTCCCTCTGTCTGGATGGCAGACAAGTCTGAGTCATCTTCACTGGGCTGTCCACAGGacagttattcattcattgaacaaTACTTATTGAATTTCTCTCTGTGTTAGACACTGGAGCTACAACAGTGAATAAAAGACCTTGCCTCTGTCCCCAAGAAACTTACAGCACAGTCTTTTCCTCTAGCTTCTGGTTTTGCAGTCTGGACGTGTCTGCCGAAAGCCAGATGGTGGTCACAGGAGACAATGTGGGGCACGTGGTCTTGCTGAATATGGACGGCAGGGAGGTGCGTTCCCTGGAGCccggctcctcctccctcccttaccCCAGGCCTCGGTTCTCTGCCCCCACATGAACCGAGCTTTTCTCTGCAGCTCTGGAATCTGAGAATGCACAAAAAGAAAGTGACCCATGTGGCCCTGAACCCACGCTGTGATTGGCTCCTGGCCACAGCCTCTGTAGatcaaacagtgaaaatctgggACCTGCGCCAGGTTAAAGGGAAATCCAGCTTCCTGTACTCCTTGCCTCATCGGCATCCTGTCAATGCAGGTGTGATATACCTTCTCCTTCCTGTAGACCCTGACAACAGCACCGCTTCTGGGGTGTTCCCTCCAAGGCTGGAAGCTGCTAGGTCAAACCTTTACCCCGACAGAATCTGCCAAGCTCTTGTCTTGGAACCTTTCTGACTCGAGCTGCCCCCATCAGCTGCTGAgctctaaaatgtttttgttcacACCCCAGcttcacctcctccccctgggggaggggcgggagggagggtgTCCCTGCAAGAGAAGCCTGTGAAGGCCGGGACAGCAGGGGGCCCGTGGCTCCTCAGCTTTGGGGCTTTCCACTTGCTAGCTCATTTCAGTCCTGATGGGGCCCAGCTCCTGACCACCGACCAGAAGAGTGAGATCCGGGTGTACTCAGCTTCCCAGTGGGATCGCCCCCCAAGCCTGATCCCACACCCTCACCGCCACTTCCAGCACCTGACACCCATCAAGGTAAGTGCTGGAGTCAAGAGCTGTGACTAtggggacaggcagggagaggaCAGACTACAGAGCCTTTCCTCCCGGATCTCCTGCCCTGACACAAGATAGTCTCTTGCCCCTGGCTGTCTCTGCTCCTTTGTCCCACTTCTGCAACCCCATTTAGCTGGGTTTTCATCTGATAAACTGTTTTCCTGAGTTTTTTCAACTCAGCTCTGATCTCACTGAGGGCACTTTCTGAGTCCTGACCTGCTGTTCTACCCTCAGCTTGTTCCCTGTGTGAATGGCTGATCTACAAGCTACTCTTAGCCTTCTTGTTAATGGTTTCAAACTCCATGGCTTAGTCTTCAGTCCTGTGATTCCTTCCTGCCCAAACCTCTAAGCAGCCTAAACTCTGCCAGTTCTTCCCCTCTACTATTTTATATCCTTCTCCAGAGCTAGAGCCCGTCCTCAGGCCTCCAGTTTCATGCCTACACTTCAGTCAGTATGCACAGTAGTGAGGGGCACCAGTTTCAGGCAGGCAGACCCCTCTGGGTTAGactcttgggcaaattacttcaaTTTTGGATTTCAGTGTCCTTGTCTATAAAAAGGGAATAATGGTACGAGGGTGTTGTGAGGCTGAATCAGTACCCCTCGAGCATTGATCCATGGCACCATGCCTGCCCCCTAGTAAGTACTCCGTGAACCGTGAGGATTTAGTGTGCGAGTGGCCCACAGACCGCAAGTCAAATCCAAGTTCTCAGGAACATCGAGGTCCTTCACCAGTCTGTGTTCACAGTGATTCATGTGTTGTCATCTCTCACTTCATCTCCAGTGAAGCCAACGTACAGCTTCCCAGGTGTGGCCTGTTTGGGGTTTATTTCCAGGCCTTTGCATCTACCACTTCTTCCTTCCTGCTTACCATAGCTTGCCTCCTTCAAACCTCCCTTGTCAAATTTCTGGGGACAATCCCATCCAGTCTGTCATTCCAGTACCTGTCAGCTTTGTCTGGAGTGGGATAGACCTAGGTCTCCTCCCCTTTCCAGCCACTAGGCGTTTTCTGCTCAGCTCTGTCATTCATGTTGATGGAGACAGCAGTGGGGGTCACTTCAGAACCCACCTCCTTTTGGTTTTGGTTCCCAAAGGCTTTTCCTTTGTTGTAGGCTACTTCTTTGGTTAATGTCTGGGTTAGGCTGATGTTAACATTTATCAGTTGGTATGATCTCAGCAAATGTAAGAGAGAGAAGGCCTGAAGGTGTCCTGAAGGCCAGGGAGGCCAGGTGGGGATTTAAAATTTACAGtggtagtgcctgacctgtggtggtgcagtggataaagcgtcgacctggaacactgaggtcaccagttcaaaaccccaggcttacccagtcaaggcacacatggaagtcgatgcttcctgctcctccccttctctctctctcaatctctctcctctctaaaaatgaataaagtctttaaaaaaaaatttacagtgaTAGACATATACACAATTGAAAATCATTCTTGTagttttgtgtgtattttatcTCCATTATTAAATCGTTAGGAACTGTATTAACAATTGTTAGTGGCAAATACTTTTGATGTCCCTCTTGATAGTGTTCTGCATTTACTCTTGTGACCAGCCTTTCCATCTCCTAGGCAGCCTGGCATCCTCGGTACAACCTCATTGTTGTGGGCAGATACCCAGATCCTAATTTCAAAAGTTGTACCCCCTATGAATTAAGGACGATTGATGTGTTTGATGGAAGCTCAGGGAAGTTGATGCATCAGCTCTATGACCCAGAATTTTCTGGTATCATTTCGGTGAGGCTTGGGCCCTCAAATCCTAATGGGAGGAGGCAGGGATTCAACCTACCTTATTGACCAAAAATGACCAGCAATTAGTCCTCACATGCCCTTTTCCCATACCTTCACCCCTTCCTCATGCTTTTCCCCTTGTCTCTGCAGCTCAATGAGTTCAACCCTATGGGGGACACGCTGGCCTCTCTGATGGGTGAGTGAAGTAGGTTGTATCTCAGACTGGACAAGCCCGACCCTCCTCCCCTCGGTTCAGTGCAAGCTGAGCTCAGCTTAGCCCTGCACATTCGCCCCAGGGTGGCAGCTGGCAAAGAGGATAACCAGGAGATGGTGGTCTTTTTGGCCTGGGCCCTCCACCCCACTTGCTTTGTCTTGGCCATAGCAATGCCAGCTGCTGTCCAGTTCCCTGGTATATGCTCACCAAGTTCTAGGTTCCCTGGGGCAGCCCCAAGTTGTGAGAGACTGATAACGGAAGGTGAGTCAGACTGGTCTCACTCCTCCTAGGTTATCACGTTCTCATTTGGAGCCAGCAGCAAGCTGGGACGCAGAAATGAGAGACATTAATGGAGCTGTGTGTGCCAAGCAAGGGCTTGGAGCCACGTAAGAAGTCCTGCGAGAAGAGGCGGCTCTGTGTTAAAGGGCCAGCGGTATCCAAGTCGCAGGGTTGGAGCAGGGACGAGTCTGGCGTGACGTACTGAGGGGGGACACGGGCACGTTATTGCTCTGGGCTTAGCTCCAGAAACTTCTCCAGAGTTGGCAACCCAGCTGCCCCAAGGGTCCCCGCTATATCTAGCCTGGAACCAAGCAAGCTTCTCCTGGAGCCAAGATACTGTTCCCTGTGACATGTGGTGGCAGAGTGATCAGGTGGTGGGTTTGGTTTGTGCTCACTGTTGACATGGTCAATAAAACTATACCCAACTGAGCTTCTGAGTGTCCTTCCAGCACTGACCTGGCTAGAGCAGCCCTGGGTCTCCAAGATGaaaaaaggcacagaagcagcacTCAGAGTccaaaactttcatttttctcaaacCTTAGCCCTGTTGTGGTCCATTCAACAGCTGGCCAGCTCGCAGCCTGCATTTACCCTGCATCTGTGGAGCCCCCAGCCCAGCTGAGGGGGATCGCAGTTTCATGACTGTGCCACAACTCGCTCTGCTCCCAGCCCACCCAAGTAGAAACACCCTTCCAACCTGCTCAAGCTACAGGGGTGACGAGGATGCCTGAGCAGTATGTTTTCTCTTTGGTGGCTTCAGCTGGACAAAGAGACCCTTGACTGGCTAGCTGCTGGGTGGTCTGGTTCCTGGGTGGCCAGTTTGTGCCCCCAGAGGTATGCAGTTTGTCCCAGTAGAATAAGCACTGAGAGACAAGACTGTGTCTTCTAAGCCATTTGCCAAAGACTCCGGGCTGGAAGAGAGACCAGGTCCTGACTGGGGGTGGTGCTGGGGTAGGCCAAGGCAGAGCAGGCCACCAACTCCTTCAGTTCTTTATCCCAGGTCCCAAATGGAACTTGAATAGTTGTATACATTCCAGGTCctcagggagcagggaggaggcaaATCTTGTTTGGAGAGAGCCAGTATCCAACACAGTACTTGCTAAACACGGGGCGCATGAATATTGAATGACAGGTGCCATGGACCAAGCCGAGTCCTACTTGTCATCTAGGTTGGGGTAATCAGAGGGAGGCCCAACCCAGGGTCTCCTGTCCATGGGCTGGGGAGCAGCAACAGTCAGGAGTGAGGGCCAAGCCCACCTCCCCtaggagacagagggaagggggctgagTGGTTGTCAAGCGTGATCCTCCCCATCTGCAACGTGGCGGTAGCCAGGAGGCTGGGCCTGCATCCGGAAGAGGACGGTGAGCAGCAGCACGATGAGAAGGAAGAGGATGGAGCCACATACAGCCAAGGCCACAATCACCTCTGGGCACGGGCAGGGAGAAAAAGGGCATGTCAgcatttattccacaaatatttgacTGCCTACCACATGCCAGGGGCTGCTCTTACAATGGGGATAGCCACAGTTAGTGACAAATACCATAGAGCAAAGCAGAGTAAGAGGGAAAAGACGGACAGGTCAGTCAGGGAAGGCATCACTAAGGATATTTTGAACAGAGACCGGAGTCAGTGAGACATACAGAGATTGGAGAGGACAGTCCTGTGGTGGGATGAAGAGCTGACAGGAAGGTGCAGAAGGCCTGATGTGGGAGCGTGGCATGCCCTAAGATCATCAAGAGAGTATcactagagccctggccagaaagctcggTTGCTGAGAGTGTCAGGctgatgcacagaggttgtgagttcaatccccagtcaggacacatacaggaacaaatggatgtttctgtttctctaaaattagtaaattaagaaaagaaaatgtcacgaGAGCAAAGTAAGTGAGGGGCAAGTAGGAGATGAGAGGGTCAGGCCAAGTGTTAACCTGGATTTTATTCCAAATGTGATTGGAAGCCACTGGGAGATTCTAAGAAGGTAGTAATGTGAAAGTAATacacttttctaaagaaattaactctggcctgaccaggtggtggtgcagtggatagagcgtcggactgggatgcggaggacccaggttcgagaccccgaggttgccagcttgagcgcaggctcatctggcttgagcaaaaagctcatcagcttggacccaaggtcactggctcgagcaaggggttactcggtctgctgaagccccacagtcaaggcacatatgagaaagcaatcaatgaacaactaaggtgtcacaatgaaaaactgatgattgatgcttctcatctctctccgttcctgtctgtctgtccctatctatctctctgtctctgtaaaaaaaaaaaaaaaaaaaaaaaaaaaagaaattaactctGCTGTGCTGATAGACTTGTATGGACAAGAAGAGAATCAGAAAGAACATTAGGGGCCCTGACCGGGTAACTAAGTTGGTTCGAGAGTTGCCCCAACACGCCcaggttgtgtgtttgatccccagtcagggcacatacaagcatccACCAGAGtgcatggatgagtggaacaacaaattggtgtttctctctctctagctcgatatctcccttcctctctctctaaaaaaatcaataaaattttttttaaagaatatgagGAAgcaacatatgggagttgatgcttccagctcctccccccttctctctctgtctctcctctctctctctctctctttctttgtctctccctctcctctctaaaatgaataaataaataaaaaaaagaatatgaggaAGCTTATCAGTAGTTCAGGCAAGAGATGATGGTAGATTGGACTAGGGAGCAAGAGcatgttttgattttgttttttccaaagtaggctttttattataattgataAAATGAAAGCCCTCAAAGAGGTTAAACAACCTGCCAAAAGTCTGATGACAAGAAGGCAGGCAGGAATCAAGGTCTGACACAGCAACCAGATTTCTAGCCATGGAGTCATGCTGCCTTCCCTGTAACGAGAAAAGCTTCAGATCCAAGACCCAGCTATACAGACACAAGAGTGCTTGGTCTAACCAGATGGAGAATTGCTGACTGTCTCAACTACAGAGAGCCAGAACCAAATCCAGGTGGACCCGACAGTCTGGTATTGCATTTCAAAA of Saccopteryx bilineata isolate mSacBil1 chromosome 1, mSacBil1_pri_phased_curated, whole genome shotgun sequence contains these proteins:
- the DDB2 gene encoding DNA damage-binding protein 2; amino-acid sequence: MAPRKRPETRQTSEMVLRPKSKRSRSPQELEPEAKKLCGKGSGSSRRFDSGCLWAGLASLQVPLRCRNIVRALHQPNLGRTAWPSLQQGLQQSFLHSLASYRISQKAAPFDRRATSLAWHPTHPSTVAVGSKGGDIMLWNFGIKDKPTFIKGIGAGGSITGLKFNPLNGNQFFTSSMEGATRLQDFKGNTLQVYTNYGTCNFWFCSLDVSAESQMVVTGDNVGHVVLLNMDGRELWNLRMHKKKVTHVALNPRCDWLLATASVDQTVKIWDLRQVKGKSSFLYSLPHRHPVNAAHFSPDGAQLLTTDQKSEIRVYSASQWDRPPSLIPHPHRHFQHLTPIKAAWHPRYNLIVVGRYPDPNFKSCTPYELRTIDVFDGSSGKLMHQLYDPEFSGIISLNEFNPMGDTLASLMGYHVLIWSQQQAGTQK